CGCTGGCAACGGCGACTGGCTTGTCCAGGGGAAAGCCATACTTCGTGGCGAGCGTTTCGATCTCCGGCCGCAACTGCGTCAGCGCGGTGTCGATCCTCGCGACCAGCGCTGTGTCCGAAGCCGGAACGGCCACCGCAACCTGGCCATTCAGATGGTCGCCCGACACGGGGGTCACGCGCCAGCGGCTCTGGTAGTGAAGCTTGTTCTCGTACCCGGCCGTCGGGCCCCACATGAACGCGACGTCAACGTCACCCTTGTCCAGCGCCGCGAGCATCTCTTCCGGCGTGCGATAGGTGGTCGTCTCGTAACCGCCCTCCGTCGCCAGCACGATCTGCGGCGTCGTGCCGAACTGGACGGCGATGCGCTTGCCCTTGAGGTCGGCCAGTTTCGTGAACGCGAACGACGGCGGTGCGACGACTGCATAGCTCACGTCGAGGAATGCCTTCGTCCGCGTCAGGCCGCGTGTGTGGTAGTCCGCTTCCGCTGGCAACGCAAAATAGGCGTCGCACTTGCCGGCAAGAATGGTGTTGCGCAGCGTCTTTCTCTGGTTCATGCTCAGCCACCAGAAGTACTGCGGCTGCGCGCCCAGCTTCTTCGCAACCATGTCCGCCAAGTCAATGTAGAGGCCGTGCTGCGGCCCCTCCGACTTGCTGAACGGAAGGTTGTCCGGGTCGCTGCAGATGCGCAGCGTCGCCGCTGACACCGCCGGCGCCAGAAGCGCGCCGGCGGCGAAAGCGGCAGACACCAAGCCCAGGTGGATCTTTGCCAAAACGCGCATGGTTTCTGCCGTCTCCCGTCAGTTCAGCTTGAACACGTACAAGGTGCCGCCTTCTGAGCTGGTCGCCACTATTTTCGCGCCGATGTCCCCCATGAAGGCGGGGATCGATTCGGTCCGGCCCGACACGACCGCGACGTACTGCTTGCCGTCGACCGTGTAGGTCATCGGCGCGGCTGAGATGCCCGAGCCCGTGTTGAACTTCCACAGTTCCTTGCCGGTCTTCGCGTCATATGCGTTGAACCAGCCCTGCACGTTGCCCTCGAACACCAGACCGCTGGCCGTGGACATCACGCCGCCGTTCCACGGCAGCGCGTTCTTCTGGCTCCAGACTGCCTTGTGAGTGATCGGATTCCATGCCATCAAGTCGCCCATGTAGTCGCCCTTGAGCGGCGGGGTGACCTTGAAGTCATTGCCGAGGTAGAAGGAGCCGCGCTTGTACTCGACGGCAGTGTCCTCCATGTCCTGGCACAGGTTCATCGTCGGGATGTAGACGAGGCCCGAGGCTTGGTCATAGCTCATCGGCATCCAGTTCTTGCCGCCCAACAGGCTCGGGCAAATCCCAGTAGCCTTGCGCTTCATGCCGGGGCGCTTCGCGTTGTCGGCGGCCTCGACCGGGCGGCCGGTCGCCAGGTCGACCTTGGTTGCCCAGTTCGTGTCGACAAAAGGCTCGGCCGACACAAGCTTGCCGGTGGCCCGATCCAGCACATAGAAGAAGCCGTTGCGGTTCGCCGACATCAGGACCGGTGTCTTCTTGCCATTGACCGGCAGGTCCGCGAACACCAGTTCGTTCACGCCGTCATAGTCCCACGCGTCGTGCGGCGTGTACTGGTAGTGCCAGGCGATCTTGCCGGTGTCTGCGTCCAGCGCAAGCACCGACGAGCTGTACAGGTTGGTGTAGGGACCGAGGTCGGAGGTATCGCTACCGCGCACCACAGCAGCCCAGGGAGACGGGTTGCTGGTGCCGTAGTACACGAGGTTCAGCTTCGGATCGTAGGAACCGACGAACCAGGCGGCGGCGCCACCGTTCTTGCCGGAGTCGCCCTTCCAGGTGTCGCCGTTCGGTTCGCCCGGAAGCGGCACGGTGTAGGTGCGCCACACCTCCTTGCCGGTGGCTTGATCCAGCGCGACGATCGAGCCGCGCGCGCCATATTCACCGCCGCCATAGCCGGTGATCACGAGATTCTTCACGACGGTCGGCGGGGAGGTGATGACCGAGCCGTTGGTGTAATCGGTAATCTTGGTCTTCCACAGTTCCTTGCCGGTCTTCGCATCGAGCGCGACCACGTTTGCATCGAGACGGCCGACGAAGATCTTGCCGTCGTTGTAGGCCACGCCACGACTGTCGACGTCACAGCATGCGTATTGATCGATCCCCTTCGGAACGTCTGGCTGGTACTGCCACTTGAGGCTGCCGGTTTTCGCGTCGACCGCGAAAACGCTCGCCGGCCCGAACGACGAGCTGACGTACATCGTGTCGCCGATCACGATCGGCGTCGATTCCTGTGAGCGCAGCGAGCCGAGTTGCAGCGCCCAGGCGACCTTGAGGTTCTTGACGTTCGCCGGGGTGATTTGCTTCGCGTGACTGAAGCGCGTGTTGCCGGAATCGCCGCCGTAGACGGTCCAACTCTGAGCGCTGGCGCTGGAGGCGATCCCGAGCATCAGGCCGGTTGCCGCCAGCGTGAGCGCATAGCGGAGCAGTTTCTTCATAAAGTGTCTCCTGTCGGTTTGATATCGGTGCAGCCACTTCAACAAATTTGAACGGCAAATAAATATAGGTTGACGGCCCTGCTTTTGTCAGCATCTTGATCGGCGTCAAATGAATCAAATTGAGAATGTTCGATGCGGCCTCGGGTTTATCCTTAAGTGGAATTGCTTAGAAGTCGACAGCAGAGCGCGAATAGTCCGGGTCTTGGGCACTCGACATTCCTTCTGTCGCCGCATGCACACCAGATCGGTGTTCATTAGAAATATGCAGAATCCGGCGTGAAATATAGAGGGTATGCTATTAAAAATATAGTAAACAACACTGCCGATGCGACTCGCATCGATGTCGTGCGGCTGAACAAGCGGCTCGCCGAACTCGGCCTGTGCTCGCGTCGCGAGGCGGACGCGTGGATCGCCAGCGGCTGGGTGCGGGTCAACGGCGCTGTCGCGCTGGTGGGCTTACAGGTACGCATCGACGACCGCATAGAGGTCGATCCCAGGGCGCGCCGCAGCCAGGCTTCGCAGGTCACGGTGCTCTTGAACAAGCCGGTCGGCTACGTTAGCGGCCAGGCCGAGGACGGCTACCGGCCGGCGATCACGCTCGTGGGTCCGCAGACCCGCTGGCGCGAGGACCGGACCGCGATGCGATTTGCGCCGTCGCAGCTGCGCGGGCTGGCGCCAGCCGGGCGGCTCGACATCGATTCGGTCGGCCTCTTGGTGCTGACGCAAGACGGCCGCATCGCGCGCCGGCTGATCGGCGAGGACTCCGATATCGACAAGGAATACCTGGTGCGCGTTCACTACGCCGCCGCCGGGGCGCCGGTGACGCAGAACGTGCAGGCCGCGCTGCCGCCCGCGCAGCTCGCGCGGCTGCGCCATGGCCTCTCCCTGGATGGCCGGGCGCTGAAACCCGCGCAGGTCGAATGGCAGAACCCGGAGCAACTGCGCTTCGTGCTGCGCGAGGGCAGGAAGCGCCAGATTCGCCGCATGTGCGAGCAGGTCGGCCTGGCCGTCGTCGGCCTCAAGCGTGTCCGCATCGGCGGCGTGCGACTGGGGGCGCTGCCGCTCGGGCAATGGCGCTATCTCGGGCCGCAAGAACGATTCTGATCCGGGTGCGTATGGCTTGGCCGGCGCTCAGGCGGCCGTCGTGTTGCGCGCGGCCGTTTTGCGCGCCGCCGAAGCGAGCGCCATCTCGTTCGCGCCCTGCCCGTTGCCGCTGCCGGGCACCTGCTCGTCGTCACGGTCGGTCACCTCGGCGAGACGGGCCAGCAGCCGTTCGGGCACCTCGTCACCGAGCCCCAGATACAGCCCGCGCGTCAGCGTCAGATGCGCGGCCTCGAAGCCGCCGGCGCCGGCGCACAGCACGGTGCGGGTTGGCGCCTGCTCTGACACGAGCACCAGCATCGCCGGCACCACCGCGCGCGGACCGAACGCATGCAGCATGTCTGCGGGGAACAGATCCTGCGTCATCCGGGTGGCCGCGGTCGGCGCGAGGCAGTTGACGCGGATGCCGTGCTTTTCGCCTTCGAGCGCCAGCGTCTGCATCAGCCCGACCAGCGCGAGCTTGGCCGCGCCGTAGTTGGTCTGGCCGAAGTTGCCGTACAGCCCGGTGGACGAGGTCGTGAACAGCACGCGGCCGTAGTTCTGCGCGAGCATGACCGGCCACGCCGCCTTGGTGCAATGCACCGCGCCCATCAGGTGCACGTCCACGACCTGCCGGAAGTCGGCCAAGTCCATCTTCGCGAAGGTCTTGTCGCGCAGGATGCCGGCGTTGTTCACCAGCACGTCGACGCGGCCCCAGGCGTCGACCGCCTGCTGCACCATCGCCTGTACCGCCGCGAAGTCGGTCACCGAAGCGCCGTTCGCGATTGCTTCGCCGCCGGCGGCGCGGATCTCGTCGACCACCGCCTGCGCGGCCGACGCCGACGAGCCGTCGCCATGCACCGAGCCGCCGAGATCGTTCACCAGCACCCGCGCGCCGCGGCGCGCCAGCGCCAGTGCGTGCTCGCGCCCCAGGCCGCCGCCGGCGCCGGTGACGATCGCGACCCGGCCGCTGAAATCGATGGGGTCGCTTCCGTTGATGCTCATGCTGTCTGCCTTTCCCGTGAAGTTCGTTCTGCCGCTTGTCGGCCCGGCCATCCAGGCCGGCCAACCGCAGAGTCTAAGTGACGACCAGCGGCGCGCCGTAACGCTGGCGCGTGCCGGGTCGATTGCCGGGCGGGGATAATCTCCGCTTGAAACGCGAGCACTCGCCCTGAACTGGGCGCGGGCGGTACGCGAGGAACGCCCCGGCCCCCGCGGGGCGCTTCGCTTTCTGCCGCGCGCCCAGCCTCTGATTTGCTCTCGTCATTTTCCGCATTCCCCATCGCATCATCGACACCATGAGCAAACAAACCCTGTCGTTCCAGGCCGAAGTGGCTCGCCTGCTGCATCTGGTCACGCATTCGCTGTATTCGAACAAGGAGATCTTCCTGCGCGAGCTGATCTCGAACGCCTCCGACGCCTGCGACAAGCTGCGCTTCGAGGCGCTCGCCGACCCCAAGCTGCTGGCCGATGCGCCGACCCTGGAAGTGCGGGTCGGCGTGGACAAGGCGGCGCGCACGCTGACCATCACCGACAACGGCATCGGCATGAGCGAGCAGGAGGCGATCGAGCACTTGGGCACGATCGCCAAGAGCGGCACGCGCGACTTCGTCAATCGCCTCTCCGGCGACCAGAAGGCGCAGGCCTCCGAGCAGGGCCAGCTGATCGGCCAGTTCGGCGTCGGCTTTTACTCCGGCTTCATCGTCGCGGACCGGATCACGGTCGAATCGCGCCGCGCCGGCCTGCCGCCCGAGCAGGGCGTGCGCTGGAACAGCGACGGCGGCGCGAGCGGCGGCGACGCGTTCGAGGTCGAGACGATTACTCGGCCCGAGCGCGGCACCAGCGTGATCCTGCACCTACGCGCCGACGCCGACGAGTTTCTCGGCGGCTGGCGCATCAAGAGCGTGATCGCCAAGTACTCGGACCACATCAGCCTGCCGATCCTGATGCAGAAGGAGGAGTGGAAGGAGGGCGAGGACGGCAAGGGCGGCGAGATGGTCACGACCGACCAATGGGAGGCGGTGAACCAGGGCGGCGCGCTGTGGACGAGGCCGAAGAAGGACATCACGCCCGAGCAGTACGCCGAGTTCTACAAGCAGTTGAGCCACGACCCCGAGCCGCCACTCGCCTACACGCACAACCGCGTCGAGGGCGCGAGCGAGTACACGCAGTTGCTCTACATCCCGGCGAAGGCGCCGATGGACCTGTACCAGCGCGACAAGCCGACCGGGCTCAAGCTGTACGTGAAGCGCGTGTTCATCATGGACGACGCCGAGGCGCTGCTGCCTTTGTTTCTGCGCTTCGTGCGCGGCGTGGTCGACTCGGGCGACCTGCCGCTGAACGTGAGCCGCGAGCTGCTGCAGGAAAGCCGCGACGTGCGCGCGATCCGCGACGGCAACACGCGCCGCGTGCTGAGCCTCCTCGAAGATCTGGCCAAGAACGACAAACCCGCCGACGACGCGAGCGACGAGGCCAAGAAGGAGGCCGGCAAGTACAGCCGGTTCTATGCCGAATTCGGCGCGGTGCTGAAGGAAGGCCTGGGCGAGGACTTCGCGAACCGCGAGCGGCTCGGAAAGCTGCTGCGCTATGCGTCGACCGGCAGCGACACCGCCAGCGTGAGCCTGGCCGACTACAAGGCGCGGATGAAGGAGGGCCAGGAAGCGATCTACTACATCACCGCCGACACGCTGGCCGCCGCGAAGAACAGCCCGCAGCTCGAGATCTTCAGGAAGAAGGGCATCGAGGTGCTGCTGATGACCGACCGCGTCGACGAATGGGCGCTGTCGCACCTGCACGAGTTCGACGGCACGCCGCTGCAGTCGGTCGCGAAGGGCGCGGTAGATCTCGGCAAGCTGCAGGACGAGGCCGAGAAGAAGGCTGCCGAAGAAGCGGCCGAAACCTTCAAGCCGGTGCTCGCGAAGCTGAAGGAGGCGCTGAAGGACCAGGCCGAGGACGTGCGCGTGACGAGCCGCCTGGTCGACAGCCCGGCCTGCCTGGTGGTGCAGGACCACGGCATGAGCACCCAGCTCGCGCGCATGCTCCGCCAAGCCGGCCAGACTGTGCCGACCGTCAAGCCGGTGCTGGAGGTCAACCCCGAGCACCCGCTGGTGAAGAAGCTCGCGGCCGATGGCGACGCATCGGACCGCTTCGACGATCTCGCGCACATCCTGTTCGACCAGGCGCTGCTGGCCGAAGGCGGGCTGCCGGACGATCCGGCCGCCTATGTGCGGCGGGTGAATGCGCTGCTGGTGTGATGGAGCGCTGGTCAAGCTCGAATCGACGCAGACTCATGTCACTCGGATGGACGGTACTGGGAACGTTCGCCCAGTTGATGCTGGCGATGTTTCTGTGCATGCTCGTGATCTTCTCCGGGGCCAGCATCGCCAATGGCGGGACGCTCGGCGGATTTCAGATGCGCATCCTGAACCTGTCGATCTTTGTGCTGCCAGGGCTGTGCGCTGTGAGCGCAGCCGTCGTCATTTATCTGCACCTGCGTGGCGGCAGTGTCGCATCGTATTGGTGGTATGCGATGCCGTTAGTGGCCGCGACGCTGTACCTCGCCTATGCGATCTGGCTCGG
This genomic interval from Burkholderiaceae bacterium contains the following:
- a CDS encoding Quino(hemo)protein alcohol dehydrogenase, PQQ-dependent; translation: MKKLLRYALTLAATGLMLGIASSASAQSWTVYGGDSGNTRFSHAKQITPANVKNLKVAWALQLGSLRSQESTPIVIGDTMYVSSSFGPASVFAVDAKTGSLKWQYQPDVPKGIDQYACCDVDSRGVAYNDGKIFVGRLDANVVALDAKTGKELWKTKITDYTNGSVITSPPTVVKNLVITGYGGGEYGARGSIVALDQATGKEVWRTYTVPLPGEPNGDTWKGDSGKNGGAAAWFVGSYDPKLNLVYYGTSNPSPWAAVVRGSDTSDLGPYTNLYSSSVLALDADTGKIAWHYQYTPHDAWDYDGVNELVFADLPVNGKKTPVLMSANRNGFFYVLDRATGKLVSAEPFVDTNWATKVDLATGRPVEAADNAKRPGMKRKATGICPSLLGGKNWMPMSYDQASGLVYIPTMNLCQDMEDTAVEYKRGSFYLGNDFKVTPPLKGDYMGDLMAWNPITHKAVWSQKNALPWNGGVMSTASGLVFEGNVQGWFNAYDAKTGKELWKFNTGSGISAAPMTYTVDGKQYVAVVSGRTESIPAFMGDIGAKIVATSSEGGTLYVFKLN
- a CDS encoding Pseudouridine synthase; this translates as MKYRGYAIKNIVNNTADATRIDVVRLNKRLAELGLCSRREADAWIASGWVRVNGAVALVGLQVRIDDRIEVDPRARRSQASQVTVLLNKPVGYVSGQAEDGYRPAITLVGPQTRWREDRTAMRFAPSQLRGLAPAGRLDIDSVGLLVLTQDGRIARRLIGEDSDIDKEYLVRVHYAAAGAPVTQNVQAALPPAQLARLRHGLSLDGRALKPAQVEWQNPEQLRFVLREGRKRQIRRMCEQVGLAVVGLKRVRIGGVRLGALPLGQWRYLGPQERF
- a CDS encoding Oxidoreductase, short-chain dehydrogenase/reductase family, whose product is MSINGSDPIDFSGRVAIVTGAGGGLGREHALALARRGARVLVNDLGGSVHGDGSSASAAQAVVDEIRAAGGEAIANGASVTDFAAVQAMVQQAVDAWGRVDVLVNNAGILRDKTFAKMDLADFRQVVDVHLMGAVHCTKAAWPVMLAQNYGRVLFTTSSTGLYGNFGQTNYGAAKLALVGLMQTLALEGEKHGIRVNCLAPTAATRMTQDLFPADMLHAFGPRAVVPAMLVLVSEQAPTRTVLCAGAGGFEAAHLTLTRGLYLGLGDEVPERLLARLAEVTDRDDEQVPGSGNGQGANEMALASAARKTAARNTTAA
- a CDS encoding Chaperone protein HtpG produces the protein MSKQTLSFQAEVARLLHLVTHSLYSNKEIFLRELISNASDACDKLRFEALADPKLLADAPTLEVRVGVDKAARTLTITDNGIGMSEQEAIEHLGTIAKSGTRDFVNRLSGDQKAQASEQGQLIGQFGVGFYSGFIVADRITVESRRAGLPPEQGVRWNSDGGASGGDAFEVETITRPERGTSVILHLRADADEFLGGWRIKSVIAKYSDHISLPILMQKEEWKEGEDGKGGEMVTTDQWEAVNQGGALWTRPKKDITPEQYAEFYKQLSHDPEPPLAYTHNRVEGASEYTQLLYIPAKAPMDLYQRDKPTGLKLYVKRVFIMDDAEALLPLFLRFVRGVVDSGDLPLNVSRELLQESRDVRAIRDGNTRRVLSLLEDLAKNDKPADDASDEAKKEAGKYSRFYAEFGAVLKEGLGEDFANRERLGKLLRYASTGSDTASVSLADYKARMKEGQEAIYYITADTLAAAKNSPQLEIFRKKGIEVLLMTDRVDEWALSHLHEFDGTPLQSVAKGAVDLGKLQDEAEKKAAEEAAETFKPVLAKLKEALKDQAEDVRVTSRLVDSPACLVVQDHGMSTQLARMLRQAGQTVPTVKPVLEVNPEHPLVKKLAADGDASDRFDDLAHILFDQALLAEGGLPDDPAAYVRRVNALLV